The following coding sequences lie in one Leptospira neocaledonica genomic window:
- a CDS encoding adenylate/guanylate cyclase domain-containing protein, protein MAANGAVSYTSRILIVEDERIVARDIQIILQKFGYTSVGIAANGEKAIQMARATRPDLVLMDIVLSTGFIDGVEAVVKLKELLDVPVIYITSHSDESSLRRARITEPYAYILKPIDVKELQITIEMCLYKHKMEKRSRENAAWLNTTLSSIGDGVIATDSIHRVKFLNSVAEKLLGVEEESARGRVVDEVINLCDAKGSVTKDIVQEAVKKRIPSVFEHVMLSGSNGKNTPVICTVAPIHNNFGNSQGYVFTFRDISELHAKSMELSKRVEDIEQAKRLLERYFPENLVDYLVDHRRQGELEGKNVRATMLFCDIRNSTGIAELLGPNEFAEFLSELFTGLMDLAYANGGSVNKLLGDGLLITFGCPFPEEDDTLNCVRLALQIREYLRAFNSNRNPKLVSSVAMGMGISTGHVFAGNIGSSRHMEYTVLGDAVNTASRLEALTKTTGHDILLDSFTTSCVKEEINIERIGEFQIRGKKEAQEVFFPIGML, encoded by the coding sequence ATGGCGGCGAATGGAGCAGTATCTTACACTTCGCGGATCCTTATCGTAGAAGATGAGAGAATTGTCGCGAGAGATATCCAGATCATTCTTCAAAAATTCGGTTATACTTCCGTTGGGATTGCTGCTAACGGAGAAAAAGCGATACAAATGGCCAGAGCAACTCGACCTGATCTGGTATTAATGGATATCGTACTTAGTACTGGATTTATTGATGGGGTCGAGGCTGTGGTTAAGCTTAAGGAACTGCTTGATGTTCCTGTAATCTATATTACTTCGCATAGCGACGAATCTTCTTTAAGAAGGGCCCGAATAACGGAACCTTATGCATATATTTTAAAACCAATCGATGTTAAGGAACTTCAAATCACGATAGAAATGTGTCTTTATAAACATAAAATGGAGAAACGTTCTCGTGAGAATGCAGCCTGGTTAAATACCACCTTAAGTTCTATTGGAGATGGGGTCATCGCTACGGACTCTATTCATCGAGTGAAATTTTTAAATTCTGTTGCAGAGAAGTTACTCGGAGTAGAAGAGGAAAGTGCACGAGGTAGGGTCGTTGATGAGGTGATAAATCTTTGTGATGCAAAAGGTTCAGTCACTAAAGATATCGTTCAGGAAGCGGTCAAAAAAAGGATTCCTTCGGTCTTCGAACACGTTATGCTCTCTGGATCGAACGGAAAAAATACTCCTGTTATTTGTACAGTTGCTCCTATTCATAATAATTTCGGAAATTCTCAAGGATACGTTTTTACATTTAGAGATATTAGCGAGTTGCATGCCAAATCCATGGAACTCAGTAAAAGAGTAGAGGATATAGAACAGGCGAAACGTCTTCTGGAGCGTTATTTCCCGGAGAATCTTGTGGATTATCTTGTGGACCATCGACGTCAGGGAGAGCTGGAGGGAAAGAATGTCCGCGCGACTATGTTGTTCTGCGATATCAGAAATTCCACAGGAATAGCGGAACTATTAGGACCGAACGAGTTTGCGGAATTTCTAAGTGAGTTATTCACGGGCTTAATGGATCTCGCATATGCAAATGGAGGTTCAGTGAACAAGCTCTTGGGTGATGGACTTTTGATTACATTCGGTTGTCCTTTTCCGGAAGAGGATGATACGCTCAATTGCGTTCGTTTGGCATTACAAATTCGAGAGTATTTAAGAGCCTTTAATTCGAATCGGAATCCTAAGCTAGTCTCTTCCGTGGCAATGGGAATGGGGATCTCCACCGGCCACGTATTTGCAGGAAACATTGGCTCTTCTCGCCATATGGAATACACCGTACTTGGAGATGCAGTTAATACTGCCAGTAGGCTTGAAGCATTAACCAAAACAACAGGGCATGATATTCTTTTGGATTCTTTTACGACTAGTTGCGTTAAGGAGGAGATCAATATTGAAAGGATCGGGGAGTTTCAGATCAGGGGAAAAAAGGAAGCGCAGGAAGTCTTTTTTCCAATCGGTATGTTATGA
- a CDS encoding ATP-binding protein: MNDINEPKLLEMKLRPIWGEIERAREECRNFLERLGSTDETSDALCMITSEILENAIKYGYFTNESQEFTFKIEAGKDGILVQAWSPLPSAGIVENLRRLDSIVQWIRSFQSPFQAYLERLKLVAGQPLENNESGLGLIRIAYEGEAILDFYVNEDNILYVSALQPKLYREQVVVE; encoded by the coding sequence ATGAACGATATCAATGAGCCTAAATTACTTGAGATGAAACTTCGTCCAATTTGGGGCGAGATAGAACGGGCTCGAGAAGAATGTCGCAACTTTTTGGAGAGGTTAGGATCAACTGACGAAACCTCCGACGCACTTTGTATGATTACGTCTGAAATTCTTGAGAACGCGATTAAATACGGTTATTTCACAAATGAAAGCCAAGAATTTACATTTAAGATAGAAGCAGGTAAGGATGGGATACTTGTCCAAGCATGGAGCCCACTTCCTTCCGCGGGGATTGTAGAGAATCTACGAAGATTAGATTCCATCGTTCAATGGATCAGAAGTTTTCAATCTCCTTTCCAAGCGTATCTAGAAAGATTAAAACTAGTAGCAGGTCAACCTTTGGAAAATAATGAGAGCGGCTTAGGCCTCATTCGGATTGCTTATGAAGGAGAAGCAATCCTGGATTTCTATGTGAACGAAGACAATATTCTCTATGTATCGGCCCTTCAACCGAAATTGTACAGGGAACAGGTGGTTGTAGAATGA
- a CDS encoding PP2C family protein-serine/threonine phosphatase: MQLKDNVIINSKVGQDFEKYLQGIVREWMQVLTMLCIVLIPFFLLLDYYTQPPELHLRFAIYRGATTFLVIIEYLLIRFTRPNSYYPLHGYIISAMISLMIVLMTVDLGGFNSSYYAGLMLVLMAVNILLSWRPIHSVINGLVVLALYLGFNVFENLPFDPRILVNNLFFLGSTIIITAAISWVRFKLVRSEYLLRDELVCANINLDESRADVLRARDALWGEMQLAKMIQTALLPQANHIGQYEVAALMVPTDSVGGDYYDIIDAPNGKKWVGIGDVSGHGIESGLIMMMAQTAIQAIVQQDAILCPSKILHEANRVIKENIARLGTDRYMTMVLFQLEEDYLLAAGKHMDVMVYRAREKKVEVIPTNGSWLGIVDDLGSVLKDNRIPMSTGDIVLLYTDGITEARNQTEDLFGEERLIKLLESNARLPLRQLGTEIFSAVAEFEKDQSDDMTLLLLKKKAEGNY; encoded by the coding sequence ATGCAACTTAAGGATAATGTTATAATCAATTCGAAAGTCGGACAGGATTTTGAGAAATACCTTCAAGGAATCGTCCGAGAATGGATGCAGGTTCTTACGATGTTGTGCATCGTCCTGATACCATTCTTCTTACTTTTGGATTATTATACCCAGCCTCCCGAGTTACATTTACGTTTTGCGATCTACAGAGGTGCTACTACCTTCCTAGTTATAATAGAATATTTGCTGATACGGTTTACTCGTCCAAATAGTTACTATCCTCTACATGGATATATTATATCTGCAATGATCAGTTTAATGATTGTACTGATGACCGTAGATCTAGGTGGATTTAATTCGAGTTATTATGCAGGCTTGATGCTTGTGTTGATGGCTGTGAATATTCTACTTTCTTGGAGACCCATACATTCAGTGATCAATGGTCTGGTTGTACTTGCTCTCTACCTTGGATTTAACGTTTTTGAGAACCTTCCTTTCGATCCGAGGATCCTAGTGAATAATCTTTTCTTTCTTGGATCCACTATCATTATCACTGCGGCCATATCTTGGGTAAGATTTAAGTTAGTAAGATCGGAATATCTTTTGAGAGACGAATTGGTCTGCGCAAATATCAATTTGGATGAATCAAGAGCGGATGTGCTCCGAGCAAGAGATGCTCTTTGGGGAGAAATGCAACTTGCAAAGATGATCCAAACTGCACTTCTTCCGCAAGCAAACCATATCGGACAATACGAAGTAGCTGCACTTATGGTCCCTACCGATTCGGTTGGAGGTGATTACTACGATATCATCGATGCACCTAACGGAAAAAAATGGGTTGGAATCGGGGATGTATCCGGTCACGGAATAGAATCCGGATTGATCATGATGATGGCTCAGACAGCAATTCAGGCGATTGTCCAACAGGATGCGATACTTTGCCCTTCGAAAATATTACACGAGGCCAATCGAGTTATTAAGGAGAATATAGCACGTTTAGGAACAGATCGATATATGACGATGGTTTTATTCCAATTAGAGGAAGATTATCTTTTAGCAGCCGGAAAACATATGGATGTTATGGTTTATCGTGCCAGAGAAAAAAAGGTGGAAGTAATTCCGACTAACGGATCTTGGCTGGGAATAGTGGATGATCTGGGTTCCGTTTTAAAAGATAATCGTATACCAATGTCAACAGGTGATATTGTTCTATTGTACACAGACGGAATCACGGAGGCACGAAATCAGACTGAGGACTTATTCGGAGAAGAGAGACTGATCAAACTTTTAGAATCGAACGCTCGTCTACCTCTTAGGCAATTAGGCACTGAGATTTTTTCTGCGGTTGCTGAGTTCGAAAAGGATCAAAGTGATGACATGACCTTATTACTATTGAAAAAGAAAGCCGAAGGTAATTATTAA
- a CDS encoding class I SAM-dependent methyltransferase: protein MIAEGSIVGILRSNGNVTTVQVYGHTRYSLQIRMSKVPLFAVPFVADGFVIELDGKKIELGRCRMLPIESSASTPEYRVLLLDETIDVGDLIGKGRLTVYDTGLFNLQLILNQKEKVSHRFKEYSANLTFELNVYKQFFDDLDRKFRKEPGPVQDHLHQMILDREGIAFTEFFEDKVRELDEQTKNFSKDENEAHGFFFRRQVWDFILQSAFMLRTNLKPRGYAGDYEMMRMVYENQPSGKTIFSRLLHSYPLRIPAADAVRNRRKMISDEIRDEMYRHYDSEFRIMSVACGPAEEIGDAFEEVTEMENVHFTLLDQDMEALRMAMDNVERLKKEKGFSLNVNYINDSVRSMLRIRDLAKEWGQFDFIYSMGLFDYLTPPVAKAVLTRLFELLRPGGRLIVGNFHVRNPDKAFMEYWLDWVLYHRTEEEMLALTENLPAHYNRIFFEAKGCQMFMELRAPDR from the coding sequence ATGATCGCGGAAGGAAGCATCGTTGGCATACTTCGATCGAACGGAAATGTTACGACCGTTCAAGTATACGGTCATACACGTTATTCGCTACAGATCAGGATGTCTAAAGTTCCATTGTTTGCAGTCCCGTTCGTTGCCGATGGGTTCGTTATAGAGTTGGATGGAAAAAAAATAGAGTTAGGTAGATGTAGGATGCTGCCCATAGAGAGCAGTGCCTCTACTCCTGAATACAGAGTTCTACTTTTGGATGAGACAATAGATGTAGGAGATCTGATCGGCAAAGGTAGATTAACTGTTTATGATACAGGGCTATTTAATCTCCAACTTATACTCAATCAAAAGGAAAAAGTAAGCCATCGTTTCAAGGAATACAGCGCAAATCTTACTTTTGAATTGAATGTGTATAAGCAGTTCTTTGACGATTTAGATAGAAAATTCAGAAAAGAGCCAGGACCAGTTCAGGATCATTTACATCAGATGATTTTGGATCGCGAGGGGATCGCGTTCACTGAATTTTTCGAAGATAAGGTTAGGGAATTGGATGAGCAAACTAAAAATTTTTCCAAAGATGAGAACGAAGCTCATGGTTTTTTCTTTAGAAGGCAAGTATGGGATTTTATTCTTCAATCTGCTTTTATGCTTCGAACAAATTTGAAACCTAGAGGTTACGCGGGCGATTATGAGATGATGCGAATGGTTTACGAGAACCAGCCGTCCGGAAAAACCATCTTTTCCAGATTGTTACATAGTTATCCTTTGCGAATTCCTGCAGCAGACGCGGTACGTAATCGGAGGAAGATGATTTCGGATGAGATCCGAGATGAGATGTATCGTCATTACGATTCAGAGTTTCGTATAATGTCAGTTGCATGCGGTCCCGCAGAGGAGATTGGAGATGCATTTGAAGAAGTGACAGAGATGGAAAATGTTCATTTCACATTATTGGATCAAGACATGGAAGCTCTTCGCATGGCGATGGACAATGTGGAAAGATTAAAGAAGGAGAAGGGCTTTTCGTTGAACGTTAACTACATAAACGACTCTGTCCGTTCTATGCTTCGCATTCGAGATCTCGCTAAAGAATGGGGACAATTCGATTTCATTTATTCGATGGGATTATTCGACTATCTGACTCCTCCTGTAGCTAAGGCAGTTCTTACTAGATTATTCGAATTATTAAGACCTGGCGGAAGGCTGATTGTTGGAAATTTTCATGTTCGAAATCCGGATAAGGCGTTTATGGAATATTGGCTGGATTGGGTTCTTTATCATCGAACCGAAGAAGAGATGTTGGCTCTGACGGAAAACCTTCCGGCACATTATAATCGAATCTTTTTCGAAGCAAAAGGATGCCAGATGTTTATGGAGCTGCGGGCGCCCGACAGGTAG